The following nucleotide sequence is from Prosthecobacter sp..
TGGCGAACTGCTGCAAGCGAAGCTCACCGAGGTGCTGCGCGCGGTGGATGCGCGGTGGTTGCAGAAGACGGAGGCGGTTCCGGTGCATTCGGCCATGCTGGAGGTGCAGCAAAAAGATGGCGCGCTCGTTTTAGAAAAACCTTCCTGTCCCACAGCGCCGAAGTTCTGGAAATGGCGTGATTTCGCCTGGCCGGAGCCGGATGAGATGGAGCAGGAGAGCGATGACGAATGGCGCATGCTGGCCTGGCAGGCGGCGATTTGCGGCGTGTCGCTGCTGGCGGGTTATTTGGCCGAACGCTTTTCCTCGGGACCGGCGTGGGTGCCGCAGAGCTTGTTCGCGATTGCGCTGGTCTCCGGCGGCTGGGACGCGGCGAAGGATGCGTGGGAGAATCTGCTCGAACGTCGTCTTGATGTGCATTTCCTGATGCTGGCCGTCGCTTTGGGTGCGGTGGCGATCGGGGCGTGGGAGGAAGGGGCGCTGCTGCTGTTCCTTTTCTCGACTTCAGGGGCGCTGGAGCATTTTGTGATGTATCGCACCCATCGGGAGATCAATGCGCTGACCAAATCGGCGCCCAAGATGGCGCATGTGCTGCTGCCGGATGGCACGACGGAAGATCGCGGCGTGCAGGGCCTGCGCGTGGGCGATGTGATCGTGGTGAAACCAGATGAGCTGTTCGCAGTGGATGGCACGGTAATTTCAGGCTCGACGGCGGCGGATGAATCGACGCTGACAGGCGAAGCGGTGCCGATCACGAAGGAAACGGGCGCTTCGATCTACGGCGGCACGTTGAACCAGTGGGGCATGGTGCAGGTGCGGGTGGACCGCCCGGCGACGCAGAGTGCGCTGGCGAAGATCATCACGCTGATCCAAACAGCCCAGCATCTCCGCGCCCCCTCGCAACGCTTCACGGATCGTTTTGGCACGCGCTACACGATTTTGACGCTCAGTATCGTGGCGCTGATGTTTTTTGTATGGTGGCTCGGTTTTGGCATCCCGCCGTTTGAGAACACGGTGGTGTCGAAGTCGTCGTTTTATCGGGCGATGACGTTGCTGGTCGTCATGAGCCCGTGCGCACTGGTGTTGTCGATTCCCTCGGCGATTCTGGCCGCGATTGCGTGGGGGGCGCGGCGTGGCGTGTTGTTCCGCGGTGGTGCGGCAATTGAAAAACTGGCGGAAGTCGATGTCATCGCGATGGACAAGACTGGGACGCTCACCGAGGGCGAATTGAAGGTCGCGAAAATCGAAAGCTTCCCTGCTGGCCGCGAAAACGACGTTTTGCGCATCGCGGTGAGTTTGGAGGCGAACTCGAATCATCCCATCGCACGGGCGATCACGCGACACGGGCAGGCGCAGGGCATCGCGGCGGAAAAACTGGCCGAATTTCAGTCTATCGCCGGTCAGGGCCTGCGTGGACGCACGGCGGGCGGCCTGAGCTACGTGGGACGGCGTGAACTCGTCAAAGACAGCGCGCTGGGCGAGGTGCTGGCGCAGGTTCCCGATGCGCCGCTGGGTTTCAGCGAGGTGTGGGTGCTGCATGAGCAGATCGTGGGTCGTGTGCTGCTCAAAGACGAGATTCGGGCCGGCAGCCGCGCTGTTTTGGAACAACTGGCCGCCGAGGGCGTGCGCACGATCATGCTGACGGGTGACCGACGGGCGGCGGCCATCGAAGTGGGCGAAAAACTCGGCATCGCCGAGGTCCGTGCCGGTTTGCACCCGGAGGACAAAGTGGCCGTGATCCGCGAACTGACCCAGGCAGGCCGCAAAGTAGCCATGGTCGGCGATGGCGTGAACGACGCGCCGAGCCTGGCCGCCGCCTACGTCTCCGTGGCGATGGGGGCGCGGGGCAGCGACGCGGCGCTGGAGCAGAGCGATGTGGTTTTGATGCAGGACAAGATCGAGAAACTGCTCTCCGCAAGACGCATCAGCCAGCGGGCGCGGCGCATCATTCAACAGAACCTGATCATCTCCCTCGGCAGCGTGATCGTGATGGCCGTGGCGTCGCTGTTCGGCATCGTGCCGCTGACACTGGGCGTGCTAACCCATGAAGGCAGCACGGTGGTGGTGTGTTTGAACAGCCTGCGGCTGCTGTTTGAGAAAGAATGAGGCGGCGCTCATTTCTCATCGGCAAAACTCCGTGCTGGACGATTCCCGCCTTTTCTTCATAGAGTGATTAAATTCCCGGCATGCGCATCCTCTCCAAAGTCCTCTGGACCCTCGCTTTCCTCGTCGCCACCTTTCTCTGGATGGTGCTCTTTGAGCACGGATTCAGCATGAAAGGGCTGACCGAGGGGACGGGTGCGGAGTTGCGTGCGCTTGCCTCTTGGTTTGGCGGCGGGAAAAAATAGCCGTCGCCCCCACCTCATTCAACCCGTCAAGACCACCCCAGGATTATGATCGTTCAGGAAGCCGAACTCGACCCCAAGTATCAAGCCCTTTGGAAAAAAGCGCTCATCTCCGCCGAGCGGAAGAACTGGGAGTATGTCATCGACCAGGTGCTGCCCATCGTGACGGCCAATGTTGGCTTTATCGACGGCCGCAAGCTGCTGCGCAGTGCGGAAAGTGAAGCCACCGGTGGCAGTGGTGGCAAGAAGTTCAGCTTTGGCCTGGGTGGCTTTAAGCCCAATTCCAAAAAGGAGCCTGCGGAGCAGATTGCCGACATGGAAGAGAACATCTTCCGCAAGGATCCCTTCAACCTCAACGCAAACGAGCAACTGTACGACATCGCGATGAAGATGCACTTCCCGCAGCTCGCGGCCTTTGCGCTGGAAACCATTCGTGCGGGTCATCCCGAGAACACGAAGCACATGCACAAACTGGCGCAGCATTACATGGCGCACGAAGAGCCGGAAAAGGCCAGCGAGGTGTACCGGCTCATCGTCAAGGTCGATCCGCGTGACATGGACGCCATGAAGGGTGAAAAAGACGCCGCCGCCCGCACCTCCATCCTGCGCCAGGGCTGGGGCGTCGGGGGTGACTTCCGCAGTGCAATGAAAGATTCCGGCGAGGCCGCGAAACTTGAAATGCTCAACCGCCAGGGCATGACCCAGGAGCAGATGGAGCAGTTCCTTGCTGAAACCATCGAGCAATACAACGCCGACCAGACGGACATCGCCATCGTCAAGCGCATGTCCGACCTCTACGAGAAGCTCGGCCATATGGACGACGCGCTGATGTTCTACGATTACGCCCTCACGCTAAATCCAGGCGATGTCGCCCTCCAGCGCAAGGTCGAGATCCTTCGCGACAAGGTGCTGGACCATAAAATCGAGGAGTACGAACGCGAGATCGAGGCCAATCCTGGTGCCCCGGACATCGACGACAAACGTGCGCAGGTGACTGAAATCCGCCGCCAGCGCTCCAGCGTCGTCATTGGCGAGGCCAAAAGCCGCGTGGACCGCAATCCGACCGACAAAACGCTGCGTTATGAGCTGGGCCAGGCCTATTTCAACGCCGGCATGTACACCGAGGCAATTCCCGAACTGCAGCAGGCCAAGTCAAACCCGAACATGCGCATCAAGGCGATCCTCATGCTGGGTCGCTGCTTCGAGCGCAAGAACATGAACGACCTTGCCAAGACCTCGCTGATGGAGGCTTCCAAGGAGCTGGTCATCATGGACGCCATCAAAAAAGAAGTGCTCTACGAGCTGGCGCACGTGCTGGAGAAAATGGGCGACAAGACTGCAAGCCTGGAAGCGCTCAAAGAGATCTACAATGCGGATTATGGCTACAAGGATGTGGCGAAACGCGTGGAGTCCTCCTACTCTTAAGGCACACCTCCGAAAGGACGCTGATCACCTCATTCCGCTGTGCGGGATGAGGTGATTTCATTTCAGGGCAAATGGTACTGGAAAGCATGATCTCGTCCTCCATCATGCGCGCTGATGCCTGCTGAACTCCTTGCTGTTTCCCTGCCCGAACTTTGGGCCTCTTTTGTCCACGCCATGCCCGTCATCATGGGCCTGATTTTGATCGAAGGCCTGCTGTCAGTAGACAATGCGCTGGCCATCGCCGCAATGGCATCCCATCTGGATGAGAAACGCCGCAGCAAAGCGATGAACATCGGCTACATCGGCGCGTATGGTTTCCGGATTGTGGCGCTGCTGTTTGCCTCTTGGATCATCCACAACCACTGGGTGATGCTCATCGGTGCACTGTACCTTGTGTGGCTGATGTGCGCGCACTTCGCCGGGCAAAAGGACATCGGAGAAGACGAGGGCGAGGCGGTAAACGTGCACCATCGAACCTTCGCCGGAACGATCACCATGATCTCGCTCATGGATCTGAGCCTGAGCGTGGACAATGTGGTGGCGGCTATCGCCCTGAGCCCAAAGGAACTGTGGCCGGTCTATGTGGGTGTGACCATCGGCATCATCGCGCTGCGGCTGGTAGCGGGCGTGGCGATCAAAATGATCGCCAAATATCCGGTGCTGGAGCACACAGCGTTCATCCTGATCGGCTATGTCGGACTGCTACTGCTTTCAGAACTGCACTTTCATGCCTTTTTTGAAACACTCGGCCCCCTGAAAGTGAAAATAATGAAGTTCGCGGGCATCATCCTCATCACGGTGCTGACCATCGCATGGTCGCGGGTGGAAGTGCTGCAGAAGGTGCTCAATCCCATCCTTCGCGTGCTACTGCTGCCGATGAATGTGGTCGCCGCCTTGATTGGGGCGGTCATCGTCGCCATCACCTGGCCGTTCAGATGGATTTGGATGACGGTGAGGAAATAATCCGCGCCTTACATTCTCCTTACAACCTGCTCACAAGCTGCTGACTCATTCATTCCGGCCTGTGACAGGATAGCGGCAGATCAACGTAACGTGACTGAGGTCACTGAACGATAGATCAAACATTTCTCCAAATGGTGGTTGTCCTTCTGGCTGTTGGAAACACCCGTGAATCGCCGGGGCGGAACTCAAAAGTCCGCCCCGGCTTCTTTTATGGATTTTATAAATTTTGGATGACCAAATAGATGGCGGGGCTAAATTATGCGCTACGCGCATGCTTCAACGTCGCTCCACGATCCTGTTCATCATTCTGGTGATCCTGCCACTGGCCCTGCTGGCCTGGCTGGGAACATACCTCATCCGCGATGCGGAAAAACGCACGGACGCCTCGATGCAAGCCATTCTGGCTGAGCGTCTCAGCTCTGCAGATCACCACCTCCTGCATGACATGCGGCAGCTTACTGACCGCCTCGATACGTGGGGGGCGCAAAGCATCGGCTCAGCCCGCCTGATGTCCCAACGTCTGGCCACCCATCCGTGGGTCGCCCAAACTTGGTCTGTGGCAGGTGACACCTCCCCCGTCGAGTCATTTGAAGGCAGGGCCACCTATCGCCCAAATCAAAGCTTCAACGCCGGGGACCGAATCAAAGCCATTCTCGAATCGACCCAGAACCCCGACAGCATGCCGCAATTCGTCTCCGCGCTAGAGGATGGCGGCCCGCCATTTCAACGCATTCATGTTTCGGGACCGCTGACACCGGCCCAGCAACGCTCCTCTCAATGGATGACCTACCTGAAAATGTACGGCTATCACATTGATGACAGGCCCGTGCTGTCCGAAACACCTTTCACTTGGAGTGGCTGGCATGTGGGTGACTCCATGTTCATCTACTGGCATCGTTTTGCCGATGGCAGCCTCAGTTGCGCCATGATGAATCCGCGCTTGCTGATGAATTCCTTGTTCCAACGCCTGCCTCAACCCGGACTGGCCGTTCCTCCCGGCCGAATGATGCTCACCACAGTCAAAGGCATACCATTGCACCAATGGGGCAAGAAACTGCCTGGTTCCGAAGATACTCCCGCGGCGCACCGCGCCTGCTCTGAGCCTCTTTCGCAATGGGAGATGGCCTACACGCCGGCGAACGAGGAATTTCCCAAACCCTACCTCTTCCCGATCCTTCTCGGCGTCAGTTCAGGCATCGTGCTCGTCTTTGTCGTCGGCTGGCTCTATTTCCACGAAAGCGCACGTGAAATCCGCGTCGCCCAGCAGCGAGTGACCTTCGTCAATCAAATCTCCCATGAACTGAAAACGCCCCTCACCAACATCCGCCTCTACGCCGAAATGGCCTCCCATCGGGCCGAATCTCAGGGCGATACCATTGCCAAGCGCCAGCTCAGCGTCGTGGAGGCCGAAACCTCGCGACTCGATCGCCTCATCCAAAACGTCCTCAACTACGCCCGCCAGCAGCGTGACAAGCTCACCGTACAGCCCAAGCCGCTCGCGCTGGATCAAATTGTCTCGCGCATTGTCGAATTCTGGAAGCCGTTGCTCGAAAACAAAGGCTTCGAAATCGTCTCCACGCTCAACGGCCCGGACACGATCAATGCCGATCCCGACGCCATCGAGCAGATCCTCGGCAATCTCATTTCCAACGTGGACAAATACGCCAACGCCGGAAAGTGGATCAGCATCCGCACCGAGCATGACGCACGCAGCGCACGCATCATCGTCGAGGACCACGGCCCTGGCATCCCCGCCGGCAAGCGCCGCACGGTTTTCGAGCCCTTTGAGCGCCTCCGCTCCGACCTTGCCGAAGGTGTCAGCGGCACAGGCATTGGATTGACCATCTCGCGCGAACTGGCACAATTGCACGGCGGCACGCTCGCCGTCTGCCCCAATTATCGCGACGGCGCGCGCTTCATCCTCACCCTCCCCAACCACTCATGACTAAAATACTCATCGCCGAAGACGACGACCACACGCGCGATGCCCTGCGCGAGGTCCTCACCATGGAAGGCTACGAAGTCATCCCCGCCAGCGACGGCCTGCAGGCCGTGGACTTTTTCCGCGCTGAAAGTCCCGACTTCGTCTGCCTCGACGTCATGATGCCCGGCCTCAATGGCTACGAGGTCTGCAAGCAGATCCGCCGTCAGGATGAAAAAGTCCCCATCCTCTTCCTCACCGCCAAGGCCGAGGAAATCGACACCGTCCTCGGCCTCGAACTCGGTGCCGACGACTACATGACCAAGCCCTTCGGCGTGAAGGAAATCATCGCCCGCATCCGCGCCATCCTGCGCCGCACCGCCTCACGCGGCGGTGGCAAGACCGACGACGATTTCACCATGGACGACCTCCGCATCGTCCCCACCGAACTGCGTGCGTATCGCGACAAGACCGAACTCGCGCTCAGCCCGCGTGACGTCAAAGTCCTGCGCCTTCTCTTCGAGCGGCGTGGCAAGGTCATCGACCGCAACACCCTCGCCGACGAAGTCTGGGGCGTTGATTACTTCCCCGAAAGCCGCGCTCTCGACCAGCACATCTCGCAGCTTCGGAAGCGCATCGAAAAAGACCCCGCCCAGCCACGCATCATCCGCACCGTACACGGCGCAGGCTATCGCTTTGAATGACGCATGATCGAATCAGCGTAAAATGACGCTTCCATTCGTCATTCTTCCCTCATTCGTCATTCATTCTCATGCTCACCTTCGACGCTCACCTCGACCTCAGCCTCAACGCCCTCGGCGGATTCAACCGCGACCTCCGCCTCCCCGCCCATGAAATCCGTCGTCGTGAGGCCGGCATGACCGGCAAAGGCCGCGCCACAGGCACCACCGCCTTCCCCGACATGCGTCGTGGCAAAGTCGGCCTCTGCGTCGCCACCCAGCTCGCCGGTTGCATGCCCGGCCCCTCGCCCATCGCCGGCTGGATGTCACCAGAACAGGCTTGGGCTGAAACACAGGGTCAGCTCTCTTGGTATCGCGCCATGGAAGAAGACGGCCAGATGCGCCAGATCACCAACTTGCGCGAACTCGATGAGATGATCACGCTTTGGAACGATGCGAGCATTCCCGACGACACCAAAGCCATCGGCTACATCCTCAGTCTCGAAGGCGCCGACTCCATCCGCACCGTCGGCCATCTCGAAAAGGCGTGGGCACAGGGTCTGCGTGCCATGGGTCCCGCGCACTACGGCGTCTGCCGTTACGCCCTCGGCCACGATCAGGTCGGCCCGCTGCGTCCTGGTGGCAAAGAACTCATACAGGAAATGGACCGCCTCGGCATGATCCTCGATGTCACTCACTTGAGCGACGAATGCTTCTGGCAGGCGCTCGACATCCATCACGGCACCGTCTGGGCCAGCCACAGCAACTGCCGCGCCCTCGTCCCCGATCCGCGCCAGTTCTCCGATGATCAAATCAAGGCTCTCATCGAACGCGGAGCCGTCATCGGCGCCGCCCTCGATGCCTGGATGATGGTCCCCGGCTGGACGCGTGGCAAAACCACCCCGCAGGAAGTCGGCCTCAAACTCGAAGTCATCTGCGACCACATCGACCACATCTGCCAGCTCGCCGGCAATGCCAATCACAGCGGCATCGGCACCGACCTCGACGGCGGCTACGGCACCGAGCAAACCCCTGAAGATCTCGACACCATCGCCGACCTCGCCCGCATCCCCGCCATGCTCGAAAAGCGTGGCTACAAGCCCGAGGACATCGCCAACATCATGCACGGCAACTTCCTCCGCCTCATCCGCGAGGCCTGGGCTGAATAAACGTCACGGCTCACCAATGGTTGGATTCGCGACCACAGCCGCCGTGGTTTTGACCGCACGCGTTAGCACCTCACGCGGCTGTTTGCCGCTGGGCACCGGTTCGTAGGCCATGCCTTTGTAGCGCAGCGGTTTGTAGCCAAGCGCGAGCAGCGCATCGAGCGGCGCTTGTTTGAGGCCGGGCTTCCAGTAATCCGGCGCGCCGCCGGTTTCATAGTAGTAAATCCATGAGTGATCAGGCGTGGCCCAGCCGCCGCATAAGATCACATGCCGCCGTGGAATGTTCAGCACATCGCCGGGGCGCAGATCGCTCGCGCTGGGCAGTTCCGTGCAGACGGCCGGCAGTTGAGTGGTGTCATGCACACTCGGCAGCTTCAAACATCGTGACACAAAGCCCGAACAGTCCACGCCTGCGGCCCGCTCACTCACGGCGGCATTGTCGGCACGGCGCTTCTCTGGTGATGACACATCGCCACCGGCGCTGCCATTGGAAATGGCGAGATCAAATGCCGCCGGATCATCAAAACCGCCCCACTTGTAGGGGACGCCATGATTCGCCTCACCTGGAATCCACCAGCCCCGGCGTTCGTGCTCTGGTTCGTGGCTGGCATCAGGCGTGTTGACCAAAATGCCCGCCTTGTCCTTCCCATGCAGGATGTTTCTCGCAAACGGTCGCCAGGAATGATTCGTGTAGCTTTGCGCAATCGCCATCGCTTCGTCCGGTGTGACTTGAGAAGGCGCGAAAGGATCGCCTGGGATGAGCGGCGTCGCGTCGGTGGCGCTTTTCTGTTTTGAACTCGAAACGCAACCCGTCGCGAACAGCAGGATAACAAAGGAGGCGCATTTCATCAGCGCATGATGAAAGGTCTGGCGAAGTGGGTCAAACGAATGCAGGCCGGCTCTCAATTCGGCATTCCCCAATCGGTTGACCGATTCCTCCGACCTTGCAGACTGTGCCTCATGTCCTCCCGCCTCCTCTGGTGCTTCATGCTGGTCGTGTTCTCCCTGCGAACCGATGCTGCGCCAAAATCATCCGCGCGTACGGCCCTCGTCATCGGCAACGCCAAGTACGAGGCCACCGTCGGCCCGCTGCGCAACACAGACAACGATGCCAAGGCCGTGGCGAAAACACTGCGTGGCCTTGGTTTCTCTGTGATCGAGAAGCATAACGTCACGCGCGATCAATTGCTGCGCGCCGTGATGGAGTTCCGCGCCACATTGACCGATGCGGAAGTCGGCCTGTTTTACTATGCGGGTCACGGCATCGCCGTCGCAGGCTCCAACTACCTGCTGCCGATCAAATCTGGCTACACCCCCGCAGGTGCCGATGACGTGACGCTGCGCATGCTCGCAGAGACCAAGCTCTTCAACGTCGAACAGGCCGTGGCCGACATGAACGCCTCCGGCGCACGCTGCAACCTCGTCATCCTCGACGCCTGCCGTACCACCGCCGTCGCCCGCACTGGTCGCACCCGCGATGTCACCAACCCCGGCGGCCTGACCGAGATGAAACCACCCGCAGGCTCACTCATCGCCTTCGCCACCGATGCAGGGCAGACCGCACTTGATGGTGACGGCACGAATGGCCTCTACACCGAAGAACTGCTCAAACACCTGCGCACGCCGGGTTTGACCATCGAGCAGGTCTTCAAACGCACTCGTGCCGGAGTGCTGGAGCGTTCAGAAGGCGGGCAGATCCCCGCCGAATACTCACGTCTTGTCGGCGATGACATCTTCCTCGCTGGACCGGCTTCATCATCGCCACCGATGGCGGCTCCAACACCGCTGACACTCGACGACATCGCCAAACTTGCCGCCTCAGGAAAAACGAAAGACTGCATCGAAGCCTTGAAGCAATACGCACAATCTCATGACGCCGGCGATTACGCCGTTCAGCCGCTCGAAACACTGCTGGAGCAGGTGAAAGAAAACCTCAAAGACACCACCACGGCCTCTCCCAAGGTCGAAACCGCCGCCGCCACCTGCGAACTCGTGCTCGAAGCCCTGCGCGACTGCCTGCCGCCCGATCATGCGAAAAAGGCCACGCTCACCGCCAAGGCCCTCAACCGTCATGGCGACGCCCTGCTGCTTCTGGGTCGCGCGGATGATGCCCTCGACGCCTATAACGCCGCATTGCCCCTCACACCCGACGATTCCTACATCCTCTACAACCGCGCCCGCGCTCATCTCGCCCTCGGCAACATCACGGAAGCCAAAGAGGACTTCACCGCCGCTTCGAGTGCGAAATTCAATCAGCCCAAGGCTCGTAAGATGGCCGAGGAAGCACTTACAAAGCTCAAATAACCACGGTCATGCCCAAATCCTGGTCCGATAAATTCGCACATCCGCCCAAGCCGGACGTCAGCCGACTTGGGAAACCGTATGCGGGTCACGCCGAAGGCGAAAAGATGCTCATCCCGACGCCTGCCGTTGTCGCGGCGTATGTGGAGAAGATTCCAAAGGGTGAATCGCGCACGGCGCCGCAGATGCGTGAGGATCTCGCTGCGGCGCATCGGGCGGACTTCACCTGCCCTCTCACGGCGGGCATCTTCCTGCGCATCGCGGCCGAACTGGCCTGGGAGCAGCATCAAAACGGCAAGGCGCTCTCCAAGATCACACCCTTCTGGCGTGTGGTGGATGTAAAATCACCGATGGCAAAGAAGCTGGCCTGCGGCGTGGATTTCATCGCGAAGCAGCGGAGGCTGGAAGGCCTCTCTTGAACCCATTGGTGGTTCTGCGCTCACAGCACCTCTCGCTTCGTCAGATCGCGTGACTTCAAGACCTCGTACTTGGTCAGTTCGCGCCACTGGCCTTTCACGAGGTTTCCCAGCACGAGCATGCCGATCTTCACCCGCATGAGGCGCAGGACTTCGATGCCGAAGGCTTCGAGGAGACGACGGATGTGGCGGTTGCGGCCTTCGTCGAGGGTGAATTCGAGCCAGGTGTTCTTTTCGCCGGTGCGGAGGATTTTCACCTCCTTGGCGGAGAGATGCTCGCCTTCATCCTCGATGCCGTGTTTGAGCTGGGCGAGGCGTTGTTCATCCACACTGCCGCTGATCTGGACATGGTAGGTCTTGTCGAGGTGCGAGTCAGGATTCGTGATGGCGTCGGCCCAGACGTTGTCATTGGTGAACAGCAGCATGCCCTCGCTGGCCTTGTCAAGACGACCGACGGGCGAGAGATGCGGCAGTTTGGAATTCTCGAAACAGGAGAAGACGGTCTCGCGACCGAGTTCGTCCGAGGCGCTGGTGACGAGGCCGCGCGGCTTGTTCAGCATGACGTAGATGCGCGGAGCCTGATTGATGCTGACGTCGTCCATGATGATGACATCCTTTTTGAGCACCACGGGGAACTCGGGGTTCTTCCGCACCACGAGGTTCACCTTCACCTTGCCCATGCGGATCAGCTCCGTCGCCCGGCTGCGCGAGCAGAAGCCGAGCTTGGACATGGCGCGGGCGAGTCCGGTGCGAGGGGCGGGGGGCGAAGACATAACGCAGATTTAGCGCAATAGATGACATTGTGCTGAAGGAATCTCGCGGTGAATGGTAGGCTGGCCATGCGAGTTGGTAAAACAAACCCGAATGCCCGCGCTTTCAGAACCTTCATTTTGTGATGTCCCGCCGTTCCCTCCCGCTGCTTTCCTTCTTGCTCGTCTTCATGACGATGCCTGTGGCGTTTGGCGCGACGATTGACGCCATCACCTTCAATGCCGAGCCCGGAAAGCTGTTCCTGCCTGTGGAGGAGGCTGTGGAGGAACTGAAGTGGCCTCTGCTGCGAGATGACATGGGCAAAGTCTTTCAACTGAACGAAATGACCCTGCGCGCCGGCTCGCTGCGAAGCCTGACCGACGGCACGGAATTGGTGAGCACGGAGCAACTGGCCCAGGCAGGAGCGTCGGTCTCACCTCTGACCGAGGATGGCCGGGTGCGGGTCGGTGGCTTTTTTCGTGGCTTCACGTTGGTGGTGTCACCGCAGCGCGTCGAAGTCAGTCTGGCGAAACAGCAACTGCAAGGCTGGCAGGGAAATCGTCTGGTGCTGCAAACACGCGTCAGTTCCGGACGCAATGGCCGCACACCGTCGGGCGAGTTCCACGCCGGGCCTTACCGAGCCCAGATGCACCGATCCAGTCTATACGATTGGGCGCCGATGCCCTGGAGCGTGCAGATCAACCGCCATGTCTTCATTCACGGCTTCAGCAGCGTGCCCAACTACCCCGCCTCCCACGGCTGCATCCGCGTGCCGCTGACGGAAGGCAATCCGGCCAAGTTTTTCTACGAGTGGGTACTCACTGGCACGCCCGTGAGCGTGAAGCGGGACTGATCTTCACGCCCTCGGCTTCAAATCACGCTCGATGTCCTCACGATCGACGCGATTGCGCGCCTTGATCTTGTGATCGCGTTTGTTGCGTCGCTCCACGGTCATCTGGCGTTTTTTTCGCTGTTTGCGCAGTTTGGCGATCTCGTCTTCGAGCTTCAAATAGCCCTCGTAGCGCTCTGCATCGAGCTTTCCGGCCTCCACGGCGGTGCGGATGGCGCAACCGGCATCGGTGCCGTGTTTGCAGTCGTGGAATTTGCACTGCCGGGCGAGTTCCTCGATGTCTGCGAAACGTTCGCGCAGCGTGGTCTCGTTGGTCCACATCTGGACTTCTTTGATGCCAGGATTGTCGATGAGGATGCCGCCCTTCGGCAGGACGAGCAGCTCACGCGCGGTGGTGGTGTGGCGGCCTTTGCCGGTGACTTCGTTCACCTCATCGACCCACTGCCAGTCATCGCCGAGCAGCAGATTGATCATCGCCGATTTGCCGACGCCGCTGGAGCCGATGAAGGCCACGCTTTGGCCGCGCTTGAGATAATCCTTCAACACCTTGAGGCCCTTGCGCTTCTTCACGCTGGTCACATGCACGTCCGCATCGGCGTTGAGCGCACGAATTGCCTCTG
It contains:
- the rsgA gene encoding ribosome small subunit-dependent GTPase A gives rise to the protein MNLIDLGWNDFFAKHFEPFREQGWKPARLIRDNKISYGALLDDGANGFDEFEVILSGKVYHDAETDAELPAVGDWVALEVGGENGDNIIRARLPRQTCFSRKAAGESAEEQVIAANVNAVVVVTDAGPDYSLRRMERYFTVIGRSGAKAVVLINKSDLYPEAQSQEAAEAIRALNADADVHVTSVKKRKGLKVLKDYLKRGQSVAFIGSSGVGKSAMINLLLGDDWQWVDEVNEVTGKGRHTTTARELLVLPKGGILIDNPGIKEVQMWTNETTLRERFADIEELARQCKFHDCKHGTDAGCAIRTAVEAGKLDAERYEGYLKLEDEIAKLRKQRKKRQMTVERRNKRDHKIKARNRVDREDIERDLKPRA
- a CDS encoding L,D-transpeptidase, with translation MSRRSLPLLSFLLVFMTMPVAFGATIDAITFNAEPGKLFLPVEEAVEELKWPLLRDDMGKVFQLNEMTLRAGSLRSLTDGTELVSTEQLAQAGASVSPLTEDGRVRVGGFFRGFTLVVSPQRVEVSLAKQQLQGWQGNRLVLQTRVSSGRNGRTPSGEFHAGPYRAQMHRSSLYDWAPMPWSVQINRHVFIHGFSSVPNYPASHGCIRVPLTEGNPAKFFYEWVLTGTPVSVKRD
- a CDS encoding pseudouridine synthase; the protein is MSSPPAPRTGLARAMSKLGFCSRSRATELIRMGKVKVNLVVRKNPEFPVVLKKDVIIMDDVSINQAPRIYVMLNKPRGLVTSASDELGRETVFSCFENSKLPHLSPVGRLDKASEGMLLFTNDNVWADAITNPDSHLDKTYHVQISGSVDEQRLAQLKHGIEDEGEHLSAKEVKILRTGEKNTWLEFTLDEGRNRHIRRLLEAFGIEVLRLMRVKIGMLVLGNLVKGQWRELTKYEVLKSRDLTKREVL